AGACTGGCATTACGATAATTATCGCCACTGGCAACTTAATACCTGGGAGCTAAACGGAGATCCTTCAACCTGGCAAGCCCAGTTACAGCGATATTATGACGCCAATCCAGTATTTGCAGTCGTGGGTGGTACCAGTCATCTGGGCTGGAATCCCATAAGCTCATTCTGCGAAGCAGAAAAACTACCCTGTCTCTTTCCTGATACTGACCTGCCTCCCAGCAAACCAGGACATTACAGCATCTACTTTTCAGCTGGTATGAGTTTAGAAGCCCGTCGAATAATTCATTTTCTAAAGAAAAATTTGCAATACGATAAAGTTATCCAGATAACAGGCAAAGATCCTCGTGGTGCTGTTGCAACTGAGGAACTACAAAAACGGATATCGAAACTCCAAAACAGAATCACTTTTGAGAAATTAGCCTTTTCTGAACTTCTGAACACTCCGACACGCATTCTTGAGAACAGCGCACGAAATCTTTATGTATTATGGCTTACCGAAGCCGAACTGAAACACTGGCCTACAGGGATCGACATTTCAAAATCCAGAACAATACTCTCCTCAACACTTCTTGACCGCCGGTTTAACCAGATACCAGGCAGGTTAAGTCAAACAAGCTGGCTAGCCCACCCCTATAGCCTGCCAGGGGACTCCGGACGCAGAATACGTAGTAAAGCCTGGATTTATGCCCGGAAAATTGTCACCCCCTACGATAAACTCCAATCTAACACTTACCTTGCTCTCAGCGTTTTAACTGAGTCTATGATGCATATACGTAGTAATTTTTCACAGGACTACCTGATTGAACGTATAGAACATATGTTAGAGAACAGCCCTGAAACCTCAGTATATCAAAGACTTAGCTTAGCCCCCGGACAACGGTTTGCATCCAAAGGCAGCTATCTGATTCCTCTCACTGAAGTCAATGTTTCACCAAAAATCGCTCGCCAATACTGGGCCGTACCTGAGCTCTGATCTCTCTGACTGCTCTGTTGCAAAGTTGATAAATCTCCCTCTCTCTTCGTGTCTCAAATGAGAGAACCATACTGTCACTCAACAGCAACACTTTAGCTTTCATACCTGCACATACCCTTAACCAACTGTTTTTAATAGATTTTAAAAATAACCATCCAACATGGTTCACTTTTTGCTCTCTTATTTATCAAGGCTAACCTAATTTACGTCGCAGTATCGGGACTATGTGTTTGCTAGCCGACATTACGATGATTCTAAAAAAAGAACGACAAGAGGGGTTCGACGCCATGTCTTGTTTTACAAAATTAAAGCGACAATGCGGTGATGGAGCACACAAGGCAGCGTTAGGCTGCTCTCTGCTTTTCGCCAGCGTTCTTGCAGTTTCAACAGCACAGGCTCAGCAAGTTAGCATTAACGTGGTAACACCTGATCCTGTAAATCCATCTATCTTAAATCCAGTGGACGGTTTCCGCTGGCTTATCGAGGAAGACACTACCTGGGATATCAAACCAGGAGTACCAACTGGAAAATCATTATCCACCGGGTTTCACAGCAGTTACTCGCCTCTCGCTGGCAAAGGTGAATCCGCAATAGGTAATATCAATCCAGTTGTATCACCTGATCTGGATGCATCTAAACGTTATTACATCAGCGTTACACCTCATACTGGCTACACCATCGGTGGTGCAGAAATTAAGGCCGGTGTGACAAGCGTTGATGTAATCGTTAACCCACTCCCTCTGCCAACGGCTCAAATTTCTATTTTAGTCTTTGAAGATTTTAGCCCGATTAACGGTGCTCCTGATCTGCCAGAAGAAGACCCAGCTATCAGCGTTAACCAGGGGCGAATTAACGACCCTGATGGCGGTGAATTTGATCCCACTCAATTCCGGATTTTGCTTGAAGAAGCTGGTGGTCGTTATGGCGCAACCGGCGGCGCAGTGACTCAGGATGCTTTTGGCAACCTCTTGGGCACTGAGTATGAGTACGATATCGACGGTAACGCGGTACTCGTTGATGGAGCTCCAGTTGTTCTCGTTCCGGGCAACGGTGTCATACAACCCGCAGCTGATGGTAGCGTACTGATCAAAAACCTTGCTCCAGCTAAGTACGGCGTTATTGTGGTCCCTCCTACTGGCGGAGGCTGGTTACAGACCGGTACCATTGAAGGCAGTAAAGTCATTGACGCCTGGGTAATGGCAAATGAACCATCTTATTTCACCGAATTTGGGCCTCCCGGCTTCCATGTCTTTACTGGCTTCCAGAAAGCCTTTGAAGACACTGCATTTAAAACAGATAACTTCGGTAGTGCCACAATCACAGGACAAGTTGTCAATAACCATATGTCCCGACCACCGGAACTGGCCTTCTATAACGGTGAGCCATTCCCTGGATGCTGGGTAGGCCTAAACCAGGCAGGTGGATTGCCTGCAATTGAAGCCCAGCCTTGTGATGAAGACAGCAACTTCAGTTTCACCAACGTGCCTCCAGGCACATACGAACTGGCTATCTGGGACGATAACCTGGATATCGTTCTTGGATATCAAACAGTAACAGTTCCTGGCACGCCAAATGCCATCGTAGATGTGGCTGAAATCCCAGTCTTTAACTGGTTTACAAAGTTCAGCTCCAGTGTATTCAACGATCTTGACGGAGATGGTTTCCGCGATCCGAACGAAGGCCCTATGGGCGCCGACTCTACTGCCGTCAACTTACGCTTCCGTAATGGTACGGTGTATCAATCTTTCGCTGTTGATACTGAAGGTGAAGCACCCTTCGACGAAGTGTTCCCGTTCTTTCACTGGTTGGTTGCTGAGGTAGATTTCGCAACATTAAAAGCTACTGGTGCAACTTACGTAGTTGATAACGGAGGAGAAGTACGTGCTGATGCAGGCTGGGATGATCCAACGTTCGATACGTTAACCCCACAACCCCAGTTTTGTACACAAGCTCGAATCGATAATGCCGTTGATGCTGGTGATGCCGCCTGTGTTGGCGCTACAGCAGGTGATGCAGCAGTTAACCCTCATACTGGCAATAACCTGTCAACGACTCTTCAGGGACAAGTACTGACATTAGGAGTACAGAGCTTCCTTGGTCAGACTAACCGCATTGAGTTTGGTAAACAGCACTACCCTGATGGTGAAAATGGTGGTATTTCAGGACTCGTTTTATACGCAATTACACGGGCAGAGAATGATCCTCGCTATGCTGCCGCTGAAGAATGGGAACCAGGTATTCCAAGAGTTCAGTTAAATCTGTACAAAGATTCCCTCAATGATGGAATTATCGACAGCCAGCTCCCTGGCGGAGGTAATGTAAATGTTGATGTGATTAATGGGGTTTCTCTTCATAGAAAACCTGACGTCGACCGACATCCACTAGGAAACTTCCCCGGGCCTGAGGATACCGACCAGGGTCCTGCCGATGGTGCAGGATATACAACTGGCGTATTCGATAACGGTGATGCTATCCAGGTAACCTGGACCGATAGCTGGGATGATGCCAACCCTAATGCATGTCAGGGAGAAACGTATACTGTACATGCAGAACTAGGCGCCCCTGACGCTTTCACCACAGATTGCCACGACGGCCTGCGAAACTTCAACCAAGTCACCAACGGTCTATTCGATGGTGGATATGCATTTAATGACATAGCAACCGGCGTTTATATTGTAGAATCCGTAATGCCAGAAGGATACGAGCTACTTAAAGAGGAAGACCGTAACGTCGACTATGGAGACGCTTATGTTCCATCACCACTGCAACTACCACCAGAATGTGTGGGTGACGAACATTTAGTACCTCCTTTCATGAGTTACATGACCGATGAAAATGGGGATCCTCTAGACGGGAGTCTAACAGCTGATGAGGCGCCTTTTGCAGGTCAGATTCGTCCGTTGTGTGATCGTAAGATTGTACTGCTCGGCACAGGTAAAAACGCGGCAGCAGACTTCTTCATGTTCACCGACGTGCCTATTGCAGCCCATGTAGTCGGTGGTATTTTAGATGATACCGCAAATGAGTTTGATCCAAACTCTCCTAACTTCGGCGAAAAGTATGCACCACCATGGCTACCTGTTTCTTTCCGAGACTGGACTGGTCGTGAAGTATTGCGTACCTACTCTGACGAATGGGGTAAGTTTAACGCATTGGTTCCTTCCAGTTTTACTGTAAACCTACCTATACCTACGGGCCTGTCACCTAACATGCTAAGCGCATGTATGAATGATGCCAGCCCTAAACTGGTAAACGGTAAACTGGAGAAAGATCCATTCCATAACCCCCAATACAGCCAGTTCTGTTATACGTTCCAATATGCGCCTGGCTCAACTACCTACCTTGATACACCCGTGGTACCGGTGTCTGCTTTTGCAGGGCCTGATCAGTTCGCACTTGACTGTGAACTACCTACCACAACGCCTGGGATATTCAGCGTAAATAGCAGTGTGACCGGCGGACCTGCAGCAGTTGTAGGTACTGAAGAGACTATCACTATCACCTCTTTGGGTAACGCGGTTGAAGTTGCAAATCCTGAGTACGATGGCACAAGCGCTACCCCTAAAACAATCTTCCGTGATTACAGTTTTGGGGCAGTTGAAGGTACGGTTACTCTGGGCGGTGTCGATATTAACACCATTGCAAGTGGCGCTGTATCAACCTGGAGCGAAGACACTATTACCTTTACTGTTCCGCTAACTGCAACTACCGGACAGCTGGAAGTTATTAGTGCTACAGGAGAAAAAGCACCCAATGGTGTAACGCTAAATATTATTGGCGCAGCTGAAACTGTTGCGATTGTAACTCCATCCAATAATCTGACCGATACTCCTATTCAGGATGCAATAGATGCAGCTACGGCTGGTGATCTGATTTTAGTATCACCCGGCGCTTACCACGAACTGGTTATTATGCATAAGCCGGTTCGCTTGCAAGGTTTTGGGGCAGCATCAACTTCAATTAATGCCGTTCGCTCTCCAACCTCTAAGGTTGAAGCCTGGCGTAACCGAATTTACGACACCGCAGGTACAGAATACGACCTTCTTCCAGGTCAGGTACTCGGTGGCGCTAATGCAGCGGGCCAGTTACCAATCTTCGGCAGCGAAGAAGGTCCAGGTATCTTTGTCGTAGGTAATATCGGTGAGTTTGCTACTGCTACTTCCCGTATCGATGGTATTGCCATCACCGGTGCAGTACAAGGTGGTGGTATCCTGGTTGGTGGTTACGTTGACAATCTGGAAATCAGTAACAACGACATCTACAGTAATGCGGGTAGCTTCGGTGGCGGTATTCGCTCCGGTTATCCAACATTAACTAACCTAGTTAATGGGGATCAAATTAATGTCGATAGCGAGAATAACAACCTCAATATCCACAATAACAAGATCGTCAAAAATGGTGGTAACGGTGGCGCCGGTGGCGGTGTTGCACTCTACACCGGTAGTGATAACTACCAAATCACTAACAACCTGATCTGTGGTAACTTCACTCAGGGTAATGGTGCTGGTATTGGTCACCTTGGGCTAAGTAATAATGGTCTGATCGCTGATAATACTATTGCTTACAACCAGTCCTTTAATCAGGGACTGGAAGTAAACGGCGGTGGTATATTTATCGGTGGTAAAGAAGGTCTTGAAGCCAACAACGGTGGACTACAGCAAACCCCTGGTACCGGCTCAGTTCTAGTTGAAACCAACAAGATCATGGGTAACCAGGCAGGAGCAGGCAGTGGTGGTGGTATCAGCCTTAACTTTGTTAATGGTGCCGATGTTACGGCAGCTCCCCTGACCAGCAGCCTATGGCACAGTATCGCACTGTATGACAATATTATTGTCAACAACGTTGCTGGTCGTGATGGTGGCGGTGTAGCACTTCGTGATGCTAGCGCTGTTAGCATGGTGCACAACACTATCGCTTATAACGACAGTACTTCTACTGTTGCTGCAACTTTTAATACTGGTTCTGACAATTCTGCACCTCAACCGGGTGCCGGTATTGCTTCCCGTATCCATAGTGCCGGTCTGGAAT
The genomic region above belongs to Amphritea japonica ATCC BAA-1530 and contains:
- a CDS encoding c-type cytochrome encodes the protein MTGLSKDGSPITAVSQGQPLSGELFACVNCHRHSGLGTSEGGYQVPDITGPTLFSPIEVKQRELYAERTEGFYTRPAYTRESLRTAITHGISTNGNTFSKVMPRYQLSQSQADALIDYLSTLDYSNPPGVSADNLQLATIVTEGTSKEKKLALINTLNQFFKEKNAQTRHEVRRVKYSPWHKDWHYDNYRHWQLNTWELNGDPSTWQAQLQRYYDANPVFAVVGGTSHLGWNPISSFCEAEKLPCLFPDTDLPPSKPGHYSIYFSAGMSLEARRIIHFLKKNLQYDKVIQITGKDPRGAVATEELQKRISKLQNRITFEKLAFSELLNTPTRILENSARNLYVLWLTEAELKHWPTGIDISKSRTILSSTLLDRRFNQIPGRLSQTSWLAHPYSLPGDSGRRIRSKAWIYARKIVTPYDKLQSNTYLALSVLTESMMHIRSNFSQDYLIERIEHMLENSPETSVYQRLSLAPGQRFASKGSYLIPLTEVNVSPKIARQYWAVPEL